CTACTGTTTCTCCCTTCATGTTATTGTATCTTACACTACCCATTATAGCACAATGTGCAACCACAAGTACAGTCATTCTGAGAATTCTACTGTTTGTGCAGTCAGGCCAGTCACCATTAATTATATATAGTCTGCTAAATGGTGTCTAAAATCATCACAGGAAACAGGCCAAGCAAGCCCATGCATGGCATGTGAAATGTATAAAAGTAGTCTGTGGCATTCAAGGATAATCTTGGGGAGATCACAGGAGCATTCCTGTGAACATAGAGCAAATCTATGGGGTGGTTGTGGGATTTTAgtcatttcaaaatatttcaccTGCATGCAGACTGACAATTTTcaatctgtttaattaaaaaaaaacaacaggacacgtTTCCCCAACACTGcagaaatctgtagaaaaatgCATTCCATTGAACCATGGAACAATATATAGGACTCTCATATGACAGGGCTTGATTTATCCAGCTCGTATAATAATATACTACGGTGCTAGTCAGAAATAGATCCCAGAAGTGTTCATAAACTGCGTGGGTTGTGGCACAGCATGGTCTGTAGCTTTATAACCATCCCTCACGTTCCGGATTATAAACTCCAGCACTACAGGCGGTTTCCTGCCTGACATTAACGCTCTCACTAACATTGATAAATCTGTGGCGTTTGTGCATTACAGGATATTTGGAAAATTAAAGCTGCTGTGGTCCGTAATTTCACAGAACAATGTGACTTCTTGTTCAGTACACACATGCTCCCAGTTCTAAGCAGTAGTATAAATTACATCTTCAATCTCTGCTACAGCTCCTGCGTCAAAAACACAAATTGTTTCCTTTTCTCTCTATAtgacataggaggctgtgtgggccaatggttaaagaaaaggggcttgtaaccaggaggtcgcCGCTTCAAATCAAGGCTTACTCACTGCACCCTGAACAagtccgtctttcgggtgagacgttgttgtaagcgactgtgcagctgatgcatagttcacacaccctggtctcttgTAAGTTGCCTTTGTTAAAggtgtctgttaaataaacaaatgattgtcttgttctaataacattttacaaaacagcagCTGATGTGTGGGCATACATAGGAACAACCTGAAGCTGGACATGGAATGGGTCTGAAATACCAGTAGCCTCTGGTACAGCTGTCTTTCTATTACCCTGATCCCCTGCAACACCTCCTCCCTCTGGATAGAAGAAATACCACCTTTGTTCTATGTGGTACTGCTTACCTCCACTAGGAGCAGTGTTGCAGGTTAATGGTTGTGTACCTGCTGTatgaaaaagaaagacatgtttgagagccatAGAGGCGCTTTAAACTTCCGAGTTTAAAAAAGAGCTTCTCTTTACATGGTTAAAAGTGGCACTCATGTAACAGGAAACCACACATTAGTAGTATTTAACTGGAAAGGCAAAATATGGCCTATCCAGTTCTTTCCTGACTGACATTTTATGCATATTGAAAGGGTTTTTGCACCAAAAGAGGAAACAGCAGTCTGACCACTACATCATCACATCACAGTGAGGTAACACTTGCTATTATTGGACAGTGGCATTACTTAATCTAATTATTTAAGGGGATCAAAATTCTATGGGGAAAAATATATTCCCTTTGGTATTTGAGACATAACGTTAACGTATGAGCAGAGACACTGTGCtacttttatatactgtagatggATAGTACTGAATTAGAAATTGAGTTTGTATAATCAGCTCTCTCTTCATGCCTTTAGTAAGTCGAGGgagttttagggttagggttagggttccgTCTTATATTTCCACAAGGGAACACAAAGGGAGACACACAGTTAGTCAACTGTGGAACATAAGGGTAGGTTTTATTATCATTTCACCAGGAATGATTTGTAGTTGAAAGGATATGTGTAAATTCCTCTTTGCTCTTGGTTTACTTTGACTGCAAACAGTAATCAAAACAGTGCCACTAAATCAAACGATAATGCAAAATCTGCAGCACGGCTCCCCTATTACAGGAATTGTGTGAGTATAAATCCTATATGCTAAATGTGCTGGCAACGTGACATTGTAAATCCTATACGCTAAATGTGTTGGTGATATGACACTGTAAATCCTGTATGCTAAATGTGCTGGTGATATGACATGGGCTGACCTAATACACAATCAGATCCTCTTTCCTAgcagtgaaaaaaacagaaatatgagtATTACACAGAGCGACTTTTCTTTTATTAAGCAACCAAGACAATGCCTCTCAACAAAGCTGAAGTGATGCATTCAGCGCTGCCAAGTTTAATACGGGGCTCTGTTCCCACAAGTGTAGATTTGCTTCCATTGTACCAAAATTTGGCTCCCTTCCCTTTCTGGAAGAGGAGTGCTGCAGCTCAACATAATTGAAGTGCTTGTCTTTATTTTCTAATCTGACTTGGGAGCCAGTTCATTAGGTGGTGAATAATATAAACGTGGAGCACGGATTAAAATTAACATTGATCaaagtaaattacatttcttcattaatcttatttaaaaaacaacactttttgcaagagattttaattaacaaaaacaaaaaatcaacaacTTAGGAATCAAACTAACATAAAAGCTGGCATAAGAGAACCTTTAAAACTTCCCTTCTTTTTAGCTCACTGCTTTAGTTTCTCTTTACAAGCATTGTATTCAGGTTACATTGCACATGAAGGGAAAACACCCACCAACCAGGCTATTTGCTTTTGATACCTGATGCTTAATGTTTTGTTCtccaaaacagtaaaataatacatttaattcaattaaaaaaagtttcttcATAAAAGTAagtaagaaaatgtaaacaattcATCATACTGACAAAACACCCCAGGCGACTGCTGGCAAGCTGCATCCAGAGATACCCACTACTGTAAGTTACTGTATTACTGGTAATGGGAAAAATCACCCACATTCTGATACTATTATACACTCAAATACAATCTTATATAgaaaagtactttaaaaaaactTCCATTAGGTGTACATGCCAGACAGACAATGTTTCTTATTGAGACTGAATAAAAAACCTAAACAGACACTTTTTCCATCCACCTGAAAGACTTGTAGCCTGAAACAttcctgacaatttttttttgatCACGTATTCATGTGTACACAGcagcttttgttaaaaaaataaaaaaaacacacacacgccttCAAAGGCGACACAATTTCTTCCAAGATCCCACTGTAGATTCACCAGCCTCCAATCAGAATAAGAGATACCATATACAGAGCTCACTCACTAGTTATATCTTTACCCACACTTTTTGCTTCTAAAAAGGGACACCCTCTGTGTGTGGTTATCTAGCCTACCCTTCCTCAGGCAGCAGTTTTCCATCGGAGACAGCAGGAGTGACAGTCTGCTGTTCTCCTGTCCACCACACTCATCAGATGATGAAGATTATGGAGGTTAGATCCATCGAGATGCTAAACAAGCACTTAAACATTTATTCACAGGACAGGAAGTCTTTTAGAACAAGGAAGCAGCAAAAACTGGTGAGTTATGACCCTGACTTTGCAATATCTGCATATATCAAATTTAAACATTGCCTCATCATCTTAAAGGCCACTGGCGTTTAgctgtctctaaaatatcaatttcaaTTTCAGCGAAGGAATTGAAATATTACAGACAGGATAATTGTTGGGATTGTTCAACTGCTCTCACTTGAATTAACCAATAGTGACTTCAAGTAAATTTGTTGCCACTTGTGAGACGCTCATTTTAACAAAATGCttctaattgcaattttgatccgATGTGTTGGAATGGATTAAAAGGGAACAAGAATTGGAACTGATTTTAATAAGGAATTGGAAATGAAAGTCAGGAATTCACCTTAATCCTGACCCCCACAATTATTACCTATCAATAACCTAATCTAACATCTACATGCTGGGCATCATTGTGTTCTGCGCAAGGATCCGACACCCTCTTCTGCCTTCTTGTATCCTATATTGATCTATTTAATACTGTCATGCTGTAATTAATACAAGTCCATTCTGTGTAGATTATAGTATCtccacaatcaaaataaaaataataaaaaaaaaaaaaaacacattcatggaCTTGTCATTATGTTTATGCTCAATCATATTTATTGTTCGATTCTACTCAAGCTATACACTAAAGTACCGAGTTGGAGTATTGTTTCAGTACATGTAAAAGTTGTTCAAATAGCATATAATaccatattaatatatatatatatatattatatatatataatatattatatatataaatatatatttttttctcatataCTTTCTCATGTTATGTTTTTACAAAGTCATTTTTCCCGGACACTAAAAAGGGCCTttgttaaagatttaaaaataccAGAAAGACAGAGTTAGTGGAAATccctgatttatatatatatatatatatatatatatatatatatatatatatatatatatatatatatatatatatttttttttttttttttttttttaattgaatggaaatagaaaaaaagtttaaaaaatgtgtaacatttaaaacataccgTTAAACACCATATCCACAAAACACCATATCCAGGCGATTTTATAAAGCCAGAATCAATAGCAAGCATATAAAAAGTTGCTATTTGCCTAACAAATGGAGGTCCTCATTACtcagcaatttaaaaaagaaaggtatTTACACATACCATAACATTGGTGATCAGACAGTGAACTTCTGGAAATCTGTAAAGACATTTAGATGTTCTGGTCATCTGTTAGCGGCAGATTAATTCTAAACCCCAAGcctaccataataataataatagagtattaaaacaaagtttgaaatggtccataaaaaataaaaaaagcccaacacacaaggatttatttattacaaatcccTGGATTTCTGCATTCAGCTGCTCACTGATTTTGCCAAATATTAATTTTTTGCTTTCGTTTGGTTTCTTGGGGAACTTTTCAGCAAGTCTCTTAGTTTGAGGTAGACTCCTGTGGTTTTAGCAACATTAGTGTATTCCCCAGTGTCTTCAAAGGGGGTTATTCCAGCAGCAAAATTACTTCTGTGAGGGACAAACCCGACTATCTCAGAGCCATCTCTGGCCTCCTCATCAGTCCTATTGCCTGTCTCAAGTGCCATGCTGCTGCTCGGAGACTCTGTAGCTCCTATGCACACTGGCTCTTCCTTTATTTCCACTGGGACCTTGCCATTGTCAGTGGAGTTGCTGGTGCTATCGGCAACCACAGAGCTGATACTTTCAACTGCAGGTACTAGCATCGCCGACTCCTTGTCCCCATCGTTGACAGTAGTATCGGCAGCCTCCAATTTCAGTTCTCCTGCCTCCTGAGCGGCTTCCTCTGCGTCGTTCCTTAAGGGTGAGGACGTTTGCGATGTGCCGGTGAGGGGCGTGTGTGCAGGGGTCTCCAAGTCGCTGTTGGTAGTGGTCTCCGAGTTCTCAAGCGCTGCCCAGATCAGCCTCTGctgctcctccagctcctccaggGTCAAGGCGTCTGCATCAGTAGAGTCGTCCACCACGTGTGGCCGCACTGCCGGGGAGCcgttggtgggggtggggggcggaGTGCCCTTGGGAAGCGGTggaggggtgggggtgaggggcGGAGGAGGAACGAAGTTAGGAGGGGTGCCAGGAGGTGTTCCGCGGGGCAGAGGGGGCAGGCTACTCATTGCTGGAGACCCGGGGGGGAGCGGGGGCTGAAAACGGAAATTGTCGTAGCCCTGGGTACTATGAGGAGTTTCAGAGCCTGTAGAGATATAAGCTAGAAGTTAACACACAGAAACGTAACAAAATCAAATCACCATCACAAGACACTGTGGGAATACCCAGGCCCGTTTGTTTTTGCATAGTACATTAACCAGTCTGTAAACCTGttaattatatttgtataatgCTTGCTACAGGACAGAACATTTGACAGTTTTTGTGTTACAGTGAAATACCTGAATCAATGTCCATGTCCAAACACGTTACTGTCTCCGATCGTCGCTTTTTTGGGTTGCAAGGGGTTGAATCCGATTCATAAGCTCTTTTGTTGGAACTTGAACCAGGCTGCAGAAAACACAAATTAACACTCGAGTTTACAGaggcattttaaaaatgaccataACTTGGATTTCCCACAACGACGCACACTGGAATACTGGAAGTAGGAGCAGCACACAGCTGGTTTCAAAGCACAAAACATGCAATATTACTGGAGCACTATTTACCTCTGGATAGTTACGTGACAGGTAAGTTGCAAAGCACGTCTTCAAATGACTATGCTGCATAGGGATTGAATTGTACGAACTCCATTCCTAGAACATagcaaagaaaacattttgtttgaatttacattttaaacagtgtcaCTATATATTTCATAGCGGTTCACTCTCTGCATAACCTTGCAATACATGTAATCCTTACCGAGAACATTCAAAAGCATAACATTCCCACCCAGCTCTTACAAGTTTTGTTTATGGGCTTGTAATACATTTAGggagataaaaacacatttaaaaaagaaagaaaaaaaaactactaacaTCAAGTATTCGTTTTGGAGCTGGAACATTGAAGCCAGGGAAATCTATCAGCTTAGAGACATCATAAGAGACTTGTCTGCTCTGGTCATTTTTATCCTTGTCCATTACTCCAtcatctatacatatatattaaaaagaagaaaaaaaaacagtatgaaacAGACCAAATCGCATTCACCAATATTGTTTGTTtctatatgagagagagagagaatattgttACTAGTAATAAAACTATCAAAACGCAATGACCTTTTCCATCATACAAAGCTAGACCAGAATTCTCCATCTCTGCTTCCTTCAGCCACCCTGGAGGATATCCCAGCTGACGCATGCGGTATATGAATGGAGGGAGGCTGTTTTCAGGAATACCCAGGGCAGTTTGCAGTTCTTCACTGCAAGTACaaaaattaacagtaaaaaaaaaaaaaaagtgaatgtcctgaAATGTTCTAAGCAATTATCTTTGTTTAATTAACACCGTAAGGAGAGAGTCACTGTAGcattaagaaaaatgtaaaatggcgAGGTGTAGCCAATTTTACATTCAATCATTTTTAAGACGCGATATTTGAATGGATTTTAAGTAAATTTGATAAGTATAAACCTGCAGcgcttttgtttttcaacttaaAAGTCAATGTTCTGTTGCTGCAttgaaaactgattttatttatatattttagttcCAGAGAATTATTTACTTTGTAGGACTGGTCCTCAACAGAACACAATTAAATTGCTACCAGACTGTTGCACAACATCTTAAAACGGTTTGTAAAAGGTACTAGGATATaaatagtacacacacacacattcctcagaGAAGCTTCATTCTTTACCTTATCGTTCCCGCTttgtattttccaaatctctcttCATCAGCATGATACCGCTGGTAACTGTTTTGATTGTTGTTTTGAGATAACTCCTTCCTTTTTTCACTGATTCGGGCAAAGTCCCTCggcttacaaaaacaaacttttattaCTGTGTTCACAAAAGAAAGTCTatcgaaaatatatatattccgtctacagtattttaaaaccttaACTTTACATTTGTATTAACACATAAAGCAGGCAAAACAAAACCTTAATTATATATCTTACAGAATTAGAGACATATTTAATGTGGTAAAGGAGTATAGATTACACCAAGGACTTTACCTTTGGACAGTCCTTTAACTGGTGCAAGTCTGAACCACAGTTGAAGCAACAAGGCTTGGGTCTGCAGCATAAAGAGAGAATTTACAGAACAGTACAGCATGCTATTTCTCACAAATTCTACAGTGCCACTCTAGGTCTGTGACACCAGACACAATTTATGTTTTAAAGCATTTGGTAGCCTCAATGATGTTGATGCAACATCCACAACCGCTAATTATATTCTCATAAAGTTAATTAACAGTTTACATCGACTAAAGACAATTAATTACCTTTTATCCTTTATTTGCACCTCCTGTCCATCTACGGAAATAACCTGACTGAAGACTTGCTGGTATCTTTGGAGGGCACATTCAGGAACGCGTGGTgattagaatttattttattacaatggcACATATTattgaaagattattattatttttaatcttgcaaaagtgtactgtatgtatcttaACCACTTAATTAGAAAACAGTTAGTGTAAAATAATGACTGTATAATGTTATACAGGACTGAGACTTTTAAAGGAATGGGCCTGTTGTGCAACTTAACTTGAACAGtaagtactttatttatttgtttaatggaaaaaaagGAAGAGTGCAGATCCAAGTCTACACTGTTAATATAGGATACTTGGGTATTTCCCATCCGTCTGTCAGCTGTGGATTCTCATTTAACAAAGGCTGCCCAAGTTTGTCAAGACAAAAATTGGTAAAATAAAGAACGCTTCCCActacctgcaaaacaaaacgaacaaaaagttttaaaagcacacaaaCAGCAATTACACCCGACAGTACCCACACACGCAACAGGGCATCAACTTACACTAAAA
The nucleotide sequence above comes from Polyodon spathula isolate WHYD16114869_AA chromosome 58, ASM1765450v1, whole genome shotgun sequence. Encoded proteins:
- the LOC121307714 gene encoding zinc finger CCHC domain-containing protein 8-like; translated protein: MDDVISSLHQELKRKLNILTRPSGIEVEESRLDGPLLQILFTNNAISKQYHQEIEDCICSLVQKYQEQSKNDTEKASFDVKPQPSSFVLEENHKVKTASTVKKIKDAFSVVGSVLYFTNFCLDKLGQPLLNENPQLTDGWEIPKYQQVFSQVISVDGQEVQIKDKRPKPCCFNCGSDLHQLKDCPKPRDFARISEKRKELSQNNNQNSYQRYHADEERFGKYKAGTISEELQTALGIPENSLPPFIYRMRQLGYPPGWLKEAEMENSGLALYDGKDDGVMDKDKNDQSRQVSYDVSKLIDFPGFNVPAPKRILDEWSSYNSIPMQHSHLKTCFATYLSRNYPEPGSSSNKRAYESDSTPCNPKKRRSETVTCLDMDIDSGSETPHSTQGYDNFRFQPPLPPGSPAMSSLPPLPRGTPPGTPPNFVPPPPLTPTPPPLPKGTPPPTPTNGSPAVRPHVVDDSTDADALTLEELEEQQRLIWAALENSETTTNSDLETPAHTPLTGTSQTSSPLRNDAEEAAQEAGELKLEAADTTVNDGDKESAMLVPAVESISSVVADSTSNSTDNGKVPVEIKEEPVCIGATESPSSSMALETGNRTDEEARDGSEIVGFVPHRSNFAAGITPFEDTGEYTNVAKTTGVYLKLRDLLKSSPRNQTKAKN